A genomic window from Ruminiclostridium cellulolyticum H10 includes:
- a CDS encoding type I polyketide synthase codes for MSNPESKDSYTGLETAIVGIAGRFPGAKNIEEFWENLRDGKESIRTFTDDELIESGIDPILLKNPNYIRSGTILEGADMFDAEFFGYNPRELEIMDPQQRVFLECAWEAMENSGYNSKTLDGSIGVFAGTNMNTYILSILSAKGNARRMIDPVQAEIGNDKDYIATRVSYKLNLDGPSVVVQSACSSALVAVHTACRALLGGECDMALAGGVGVRVPLKSGYVYQKGGLFSHDGHCRAFDAKASGTVFGSGVGIVVLKRLSDAINDRDNIYAVIKGSAVNNDGSSKVGYTAPSVDGQTKVIKTAQLVSEVEARSISYIEAHGTGTNLGDPIELSALTNAFRTSTKDKGFCAIGSVKSNIGHLAAASGAASLIKTALALKNKKLPPSINFEKPNPNIDFESTPFYVNNKLSEWESSEMPRRAGVSSFGVGGTNAHIILEEAPDSYHGSAPRKHNLLVFSAKTETALQTMVKNFVLYLKKNPTLNISDAAYTLQTGREEFKYRRAVVCSDINDALEKLDSPDPKSESNLKEDDKPAIVFMFTGQGSQYVNMAAELYTSEPIFKEQVDKCLNILKPYLGLDLKDILYPDGNTTEATEKLKQTFITQPALFVIEYAMAKLWMEWGVKPKAMIGHSIGEYVAACIAEVLTLEDALKLVAARGRLMQSLPAGAMLSVSMSEEEVKPFLNEGVSVATINAPGFCVVSGNFEAIKQLEEKLSENGKHCRRLQTSHAFHSVMMEPILEQYEALVREIKLSEPKIPYISNVTGTWITASDATRPDYWSKHLRQPVRFSDGVQELLKSSEYAFLEMGPGKTLCTLLGQHKEAVGRTILSSIPQPHEDINSFEFLTNTLGKEWLAGVDINWRKIYSKEKRYRVSLPSYPFEKQRYWIDVDVSKEQEYSQEVLPDKKDISRWFYMPVWKEVPFSNTKTEIKGECWLLMDNGQQMSKLLAKDFASNNIHVISVTAGEDFIRHGNNEFTIKPSRKEDYNTLFEAIYEEGYSIKRVVHLWGLYEKEKELDHYSKFMDLCFYSIINVTKAIGRYNNASPLTIDIVTSNMERVKQDEEVCAEKAVVLGPCRVIPQEFPNITCNSIDIDLNGKAETTAAEIVRELYANCSGDTIAYREGKRWRQDFEEIEIGENNIQQIPRLKEKGVYLITGGLGGIGLVLAQYLAEETQAKLILTGRSVFPEKSEWDRWLSSHDENDEINKKICLLKTLEAAGAEVVVARADSADKVQMQELIASIRQRFGGINGVIHTAGVPGGGIIQMRSADKMEAVLAPKVKGTLVLEEVLKGENLDFLVLCSSTLAILGGIGQVDYCAANSFLDAFAHNYMLKYGTYAVSINWDAWEEVGMAVNSAAQYAPLKSKKEEDFIDITHPLFKRYKKETPDRVVFESKFDIESCWLLKEHRVMGKSTIPGTAYLEMASATFNILTENSYVELQDIFFLSPLMVDEKENKQVYTVFEREDDSYILRVKSFDGQKTVEHVKGKVLAAVSEEFGTLDLKEIIGKCNTSVYIPDTSDSDVDGIVYWGPRWSKNLKKVYIGDNEALALLELPEEFRDDLREFRLHPALLDVATGFAAQFKKEEGDFLPLAYKRIRVKEALPAEIYSYIRYREDNDARKQTIAFDITLLDKDGRILVDIKVFELRKVGVGKGDERVE; via the coding sequence ATGAGTAATCCTGAATCAAAGGATAGCTATACAGGGCTAGAAACAGCTATTGTAGGTATAGCCGGACGTTTTCCGGGGGCCAAAAATATAGAAGAGTTTTGGGAAAACCTACGGGATGGTAAGGAGAGCATTAGAACTTTTACCGACGATGAGTTAATAGAATCGGGAATTGATCCTATATTGCTTAAAAATCCAAATTATATTAGATCCGGAACTATACTAGAGGGTGCTGATATGTTTGATGCGGAGTTCTTCGGATATAATCCCAGAGAATTAGAGATAATGGATCCCCAGCAGAGAGTTTTTCTTGAATGTGCCTGGGAGGCTATGGAGAATTCCGGATATAATTCTAAAACTCTTGATGGGTCAATAGGTGTATTTGCAGGTACAAATATGAACACATATATTTTATCAATACTATCAGCAAAGGGCAACGCAAGGCGAATGATAGACCCGGTACAGGCTGAAATAGGTAATGATAAGGATTATATTGCTACTAGGGTATCATATAAGCTTAATTTAGATGGCCCAAGTGTTGTAGTTCAGTCTGCTTGTTCTTCTGCACTTGTAGCAGTACATACCGCGTGTAGAGCACTTCTGGGTGGAGAATGTGATATGGCACTGGCAGGTGGGGTAGGAGTAAGAGTACCCCTAAAGTCAGGATATGTTTATCAAAAAGGAGGTTTATTTTCCCATGATGGACATTGCAGAGCATTTGATGCCAAGGCAAGTGGGACTGTATTTGGAAGCGGTGTTGGAATTGTAGTCTTAAAAAGACTCTCGGATGCAATTAACGACAGGGATAATATATATGCAGTAATTAAGGGTTCTGCGGTAAATAACGATGGCTCCTCAAAGGTAGGATATACGGCACCTAGTGTAGACGGACAGACTAAGGTTATAAAGACTGCACAATTAGTATCGGAGGTTGAAGCACGGAGTATTAGCTATATAGAAGCACATGGTACTGGCACAAACTTGGGAGATCCGATTGAATTATCAGCCCTTACAAATGCCTTCAGAACCAGTACTAAGGATAAAGGGTTTTGTGCAATAGGCTCGGTAAAGAGCAATATAGGACACTTGGCTGCCGCCTCTGGAGCTGCAAGCCTTATTAAAACAGCACTTGCATTAAAGAACAAAAAGCTGCCTCCCAGTATTAATTTTGAGAAACCGAACCCCAATATAGATTTTGAAAGTACGCCATTCTATGTTAATAATAAACTTTCAGAATGGGAAAGTAGTGAAATGCCAAGGCGGGCAGGCGTAAGCTCATTTGGAGTTGGAGGGACAAATGCACATATAATATTAGAGGAAGCACCGGATAGCTATCATGGATCAGCCCCAAGAAAACATAATTTACTGGTATTTTCTGCCAAAACTGAAACGGCTCTTCAAACAATGGTAAAAAATTTCGTTTTATACTTAAAGAAAAATCCAACATTAAATATATCAGATGCTGCGTATACGCTTCAAACCGGAAGAGAAGAGTTCAAATATCGCAGAGCGGTTGTATGCTCGGATATTAATGATGCATTGGAAAAATTGGATTCACCGGACCCCAAAAGTGAATCAAATTTAAAAGAAGATGATAAACCGGCTATAGTCTTTATGTTTACAGGTCAGGGATCACAATATGTAAATATGGCGGCAGAGCTTTATACAAGCGAGCCTATTTTTAAGGAACAGGTAGATAAGTGCTTAAATATACTAAAGCCGTATTTAGGCTTGGATTTGAAAGATATATTATATCCTGACGGCAATACTACGGAAGCGACTGAAAAATTAAAGCAAACATTTATTACCCAGCCGGCATTGTTTGTAATAGAATATGCGATGGCTAAGTTATGGATGGAATGGGGAGTAAAGCCTAAAGCAATGATTGGACACAGTATAGGAGAGTATGTCGCGGCCTGTATTGCCGAAGTTTTGACTCTTGAAGATGCTCTCAAGCTTGTAGCAGCAAGAGGCAGGCTTATGCAATCTCTACCTGCTGGAGCGATGCTATCGGTTTCTATGTCAGAAGAAGAGGTTAAACCGTTCCTTAATGAGGGGGTTTCAGTTGCAACAATTAACGCTCCCGGGTTTTGCGTGGTTTCGGGAAACTTTGAGGCTATAAAACAACTCGAAGAAAAGCTTTCGGAGAATGGGAAGCATTGCAGAAGGCTTCAGACCTCTCATGCTTTTCACTCAGTTATGATGGAGCCTATATTAGAGCAATATGAGGCATTGGTAAGAGAAATAAAGCTTAGTGAACCTAAAATACCTTACATATCAAATGTTACGGGTACGTGGATTACAGCTTCAGATGCTACAAGACCGGATTACTGGTCAAAGCATCTACGCCAGCCTGTAAGATTTTCAGATGGAGTACAGGAACTTTTGAAGTCTTCTGAATATGCATTTCTTGAGATGGGTCCCGGTAAAACACTATGCACCCTATTAGGGCAACATAAGGAAGCGGTGGGAAGAACAATACTTTCTTCTATACCTCAACCTCACGAAGATATTAATAGTTTTGAATTTTTAACGAATACACTAGGTAAGGAATGGCTCGCCGGTGTGGATATAAACTGGAGAAAGATTTATTCAAAAGAAAAAAGATACCGTGTGTCGCTTCCGTCATATCCTTTTGAAAAACAGCGTTACTGGATTGATGTAGATGTCAGCAAGGAGCAGGAATATTCGCAAGAAGTTCTGCCCGACAAAAAGGATATTTCAAGGTGGTTCTATATGCCTGTATGGAAGGAAGTTCCTTTTTCAAACACTAAGACGGAAATTAAGGGAGAATGCTGGCTGCTGATGGACAATGGGCAGCAGATGAGTAAACTTTTAGCAAAGGATTTTGCTAGCAATAATATACATGTTATAAGTGTGACTGCAGGCGAGGATTTCATAAGGCACGGAAATAATGAGTTTACTATTAAACCTTCCCGTAAAGAGGATTATAATACCTTATTCGAAGCAATATACGAAGAAGGATACAGTATAAAAAGAGTTGTCCATCTTTGGGGTCTTTACGAAAAAGAGAAGGAACTTGACCACTACAGCAAATTTATGGACTTGTGCTTTTACAGCATAATTAACGTGACCAAAGCAATCGGGCGGTACAATAATGCCTCACCTCTTACAATAGATATTGTCACAAGTAATATGGAGAGGGTAAAACAGGATGAGGAGGTATGTGCTGAAAAAGCTGTGGTACTAGGACCATGCAGGGTTATACCGCAAGAGTTTCCAAACATAACCTGTAACAGTATTGATATAGATTTAAATGGTAAGGCTGAGACAACGGCGGCAGAAATTGTACGAGAGCTTTATGCAAACTGTAGTGGAGATACTATAGCCTATCGTGAAGGTAAACGCTGGCGGCAGGATTTTGAGGAAATTGAAATTGGTGAAAATAATATTCAGCAGATTCCAAGGTTAAAGGAGAAAGGAGTTTACCTGATAACAGGAGGACTTGGAGGTATAGGACTTGTTCTTGCTCAATATCTTGCAGAGGAAACACAAGCCAAGCTTATACTTACGGGCCGTTCAGTTTTTCCTGAAAAGAGTGAGTGGGATAGGTGGCTTAGTTCTCATGATGAAAATGATGAAATAAATAAGAAAATTTGCTTGCTTAAAACGCTAGAAGCAGCAGGGGCTGAAGTGGTTGTTGCAAGAGCAGATAGTGCGGACAAAGTACAGATGCAGGAACTTATAGCAAGTATACGTCAACGCTTTGGAGGCATTAATGGAGTTATTCATACTGCTGGAGTTCCCGGAGGCGGAATAATTCAAATGAGAAGTGCAGATAAGATGGAAGCAGTACTTGCACCTAAGGTAAAAGGAACCCTTGTACTTGAAGAGGTGCTAAAGGGAGAAAACCTGGATTTTCTTGTACTATGCTCATCAACATTAGCAATATTAGGTGGTATCGGACAGGTAGACTACTGTGCAGCAAATTCCTTTTTGGATGCGTTTGCACACAATTATATGTTAAAGTATGGCACATATGCAGTTTCAATAAACTGGGATGCATGGGAAGAGGTTGGAATGGCTGTGAATTCTGCGGCCCAATATGCTCCTTTGAAGTCGAAAAAAGAAGAAGACTTCATTGACATAACTCATCCGTTATTCAAGAGATATAAGAAGGAAACACCGGATCGAGTAGTATTTGAAAGTAAATTTGATATAGAGTCATGTTGGCTGCTAAAGGAACACAGAGTTATGGGCAAGTCAACGATACCTGGAACCGCATACCTAGAAATGGCAAGTGCTACATTTAATATTTTAACAGAAAACAGCTATGTAGAGTTGCAAGATATATTTTTCCTTAGCCCCCTTATGGTTGACGAAAAGGAAAATAAACAAGTTTATACAGTTTTTGAAAGAGAAGATGATTCTTACATACTACGAGTTAAGAGTTTTGACGGACAAAAGACAGTGGAGCATGTCAAGGGAAAAGTATTGGCTGCTGTCTCTGAAGAGTTCGGAACCTTAGATTTAAAGGAGATTATAGGTAAATGTAATACAAGTGTATATATTCCGGATACTTCTGACTCGGATGTGGATGGGATAGTATATTGGGGCCCCAGATGGAGTAAAAATTTAAAAAAGGTATACATAGGTGATAACGAAGCTCTCGCACTCCTTGAATTACCGGAAGAGTTTCGGGATGATTTAAGGGAGTTCAGGCTTCACCCCGCTCTATTGGATGTAGCAACAGGGTTTGCTGCTCAGTTTAAGAAGGAAGAGGGAGATTTCTTGCCTTTGGCCTATAAAAGGATACGAGTAAAAGAAGCATTGCCGGCTGAGATATATAGCTATATAAGGTACAGAGAGGACAATGATGCGAGAAAGCAAACAATTGCATTTGATATAACTTTATTAGATAAAGACGGACGTATATTGGTTGATATTAAGGTTTTTGAATTAAGAAAAGTAGGAGTTGGGAAGGGAGATGAAAGAGTTGAGTGA
- a CDS encoding non-ribosomal peptide synthetase, whose amino-acid sequence MKELSEKGFGKFEDNGILSSEGIDVFKRILSGNRLSQVIVSTKDLHTMIQQVNTYTKSVTKNNDKSNNEILNQRHKRPNLKTPYMSPNTSMESSIAEIFQSVLGLEQVGINDNFFELGGESLLAIQVISKLQDTFKVELPLSNLFETPTVATLTAAILRFKAEKGEYAGISSQLPVIVSDAEHRYEPFPLTELQQAYWVGRNESFSLGNVATHAYIEFDSTELDIDRFNKSWQKIVKRHDMLRAIVQPDGMQKILEEVPDYEVRVTDMRGRPAEEVEKFLETTREFMSHQVLPADKWPLFDISATIINNELIRIHFSIDGLLLDGWSYQILFPELVYVYQHSDASLEPLEISFRDYVVTELKLRESKLYKQSLEYWRKRLPMLPPAPDIPLLKTPKELTNPRFTRLESKIEKNTWDKLKARASKAGLTPSGLLLSAYAEVIATWSKSPKFTINVPRFNRLPLHSQVNDLIGEFASFTFLSVDMTKKESFETRARRIQEQMWKDLEHMYVSGVKVLRELSQVHGNSSAGIMPIVFTEFPKGRGGKDTSLLNALGDIGDSVYTITQTSQVWIDNQVYDWADGLHFNWDVVKELFPDQMVEDMFESYCNLLKYLAKDEEMWSKTTSNLLPSRQLESRNMANSATLELPQIPLQKLFADQVKNVPEQNAVVTSKHNLSYKELYSLTNKVGRYLRELGVQPNELVAVVMDKGWEQVVAVLGVLNSGAAYMPVDSEVPKDRLWYLFENSGARIVLTQSWLDKELDWPEGIRRIVIDSDEFDNIDDKPLEYVQKPEDIVYVIYTSGSTGNPKGVMVTHAGALNSVLYTNEYFKISSGDSVLALTALHHDMSVYDVFGVLGAGGTVVIPDAGKRKDPQHWIELIINNRITIWNSVPAMMEMLLEYIESHPGITLESLRLSFLGGDWIPVTIPDRLKAFSSSVKTVSVGGPTETTLWNIWYVVESVDPLWKSIPYGKPISNTKYYILNDNLEECPEWVPGVLYCAGVGVSKGYWHDEKKTQEKFIHHPITGERLYCTGDLGRYMPDGNIEFIGRADFQFNVLGYRVEPGEIEAVLLKHSLIRTAIVSASGEKQGHKRPIAYVVPKQSNSLTKSQLQEYLREKLPEHMLPGGYVFLEALPLNANGKVDRSALPEYTAAKGEAAATVIKADSDIFDRVLNLTQKVVDVGEVSREANLIDYGMNSVDIIRIFNLLEKEFGDRPGMQEFFSNPTLDYLCNFYENIPQISENIQTTETGKLAVESTENIISSFKLILDPDERSQFRKKRPGIRQNVQSQDSIELIKPKIDKALLDSYMKRRSYRLYNKKPISFKKFSSFLSSIYGIEMDAKYKYLYSSAGGLYPVQIYVHIKEGGVKGVEKGIYYYNPAQHSLQPVTVGVDITEEIHTPFLNRPIYEKAAFSVFLIAELSAIAPLYGDMSMHFVTLEAGILSQHLEASAPKSKIGLCQIGNIEFEQVKHLFKLGETQVFIHSLIGGMIDENTLHNQPTFQDDYYNTSGSKGEWVEVEI is encoded by the coding sequence ATGAAAGAGTTGAGTGAGAAAGGTTTTGGAAAGTTTGAGGATAACGGAATATTGTCTAGTGAAGGAATAGATGTTTTCAAACGTATTCTTTCGGGAAACAGATTGTCTCAAGTAATAGTATCTACAAAAGATTTACATACAATGATACAGCAAGTGAATACTTATACAAAATCTGTAACTAAGAATAATGATAAAAGTAATAATGAAATTCTTAATCAAAGACATAAAAGACCCAATCTTAAAACTCCCTATATGTCCCCCAACACAAGTATGGAAAGCTCTATTGCCGAAATTTTCCAAAGTGTATTAGGTCTTGAACAGGTTGGTATAAATGATAACTTTTTTGAGCTTGGAGGAGAATCTCTGCTGGCTATACAGGTTATATCAAAGCTTCAGGACACTTTCAAGGTAGAACTTCCTTTGAGTAATTTATTTGAGACACCTACTGTAGCCACGTTGACTGCTGCTATATTGAGGTTTAAGGCCGAAAAGGGGGAATATGCAGGTATATCAAGTCAGTTACCTGTTATTGTTTCTGATGCTGAGCATCGTTACGAGCCATTCCCTCTTACAGAGCTTCAACAAGCCTATTGGGTGGGTCGAAACGAGTCTTTTAGCTTGGGAAATGTTGCAACACATGCGTATATTGAATTTGATAGTACAGAGCTGGATATAGATCGTTTTAATAAATCATGGCAGAAGATAGTAAAAAGACATGATATGCTCCGGGCAATAGTTCAGCCTGATGGAATGCAAAAAATTCTGGAAGAGGTACCTGATTATGAAGTACGGGTTACTGACATGAGAGGACGCCCGGCTGAAGAGGTGGAAAAATTTCTTGAAACCACAAGGGAATTTATGTCCCATCAAGTGCTTCCGGCAGATAAATGGCCATTGTTTGATATTTCTGCCACGATTATTAACAATGAGCTTATTCGTATTCACTTTAGCATAGATGGACTGTTGCTTGACGGATGGAGTTATCAGATTCTCTTCCCTGAGCTTGTATATGTATATCAACATTCAGATGCTTCACTAGAACCATTAGAAATATCCTTCAGGGATTATGTTGTCACGGAGTTAAAGCTTAGGGAATCTAAGCTATACAAGCAATCTCTGGAATATTGGAGAAAAAGATTGCCGATGCTTCCCCCTGCTCCAGATATCCCTCTTTTAAAAACACCAAAGGAGTTAACAAATCCACGTTTTACTCGTTTAGAATCAAAAATTGAAAAAAATACTTGGGATAAGCTAAAGGCTAGAGCATCCAAAGCCGGGCTTACGCCATCTGGTTTACTGCTATCTGCATATGCTGAAGTCATTGCAACCTGGAGTAAAAGCCCAAAATTTACTATAAATGTACCCCGTTTTAATCGTTTACCTTTGCATTCCCAAGTAAATGATCTAATAGGAGAGTTTGCATCATTTACCTTCCTTTCGGTTGATATGACAAAGAAGGAAAGCTTTGAGACGAGAGCTCGGCGTATACAGGAGCAAATGTGGAAGGATCTCGAACATATGTATGTAAGCGGAGTAAAGGTTCTAAGAGAGCTTTCACAAGTCCATGGAAATAGTTCAGCAGGAATAATGCCTATTGTTTTCACTGAGTTTCCAAAAGGAAGAGGAGGTAAAGATACTTCGTTACTAAATGCACTCGGAGACATAGGAGATTCGGTGTATACCATTACTCAGACATCACAGGTATGGATTGATAATCAGGTTTATGATTGGGCTGATGGTTTACATTTTAATTGGGATGTAGTTAAAGAGCTTTTCCCGGATCAAATGGTTGAGGATATGTTTGAGTCATACTGTAACCTTTTAAAATATTTGGCAAAAGATGAAGAAATGTGGAGCAAAACTACATCTAATTTACTTCCTTCACGACAGCTTGAAAGTAGAAATATGGCTAATTCCGCTACATTGGAGCTACCTCAAATACCACTTCAGAAGCTATTTGCCGATCAGGTGAAAAATGTGCCGGAGCAAAATGCTGTAGTAACATCTAAGCATAATCTAAGCTATAAAGAACTTTATAGTCTTACAAATAAGGTGGGAAGATACCTCAGGGAATTGGGAGTACAACCTAATGAACTTGTTGCAGTTGTAATGGATAAGGGGTGGGAGCAGGTTGTAGCTGTATTAGGAGTGCTTAATTCTGGTGCGGCATACATGCCTGTTGATTCAGAAGTTCCAAAAGATAGGTTGTGGTACTTGTTTGAAAATAGCGGAGCAAGAATAGTACTAACACAATCATGGTTGGACAAGGAGTTAGACTGGCCTGAGGGTATACGCAGAATAGTTATTGACTCAGACGAGTTTGATAATATAGACGATAAGCCCCTTGAATATGTACAAAAGCCTGAAGATATAGTTTATGTCATATATACTTCCGGCTCTACGGGTAACCCTAAAGGAGTAATGGTGACACATGCAGGTGCTCTGAACTCTGTTTTATACACAAATGAATATTTCAAAATATCTTCGGGAGACAGTGTGCTTGCTTTAACTGCATTGCACCATGATATGTCTGTTTATGATGTATTTGGAGTGCTTGGAGCAGGAGGTACAGTAGTAATACCTGATGCGGGAAAAAGGAAAGATCCTCAACACTGGATTGAATTAATTATAAATAACCGTATTACAATCTGGAACTCTGTACCGGCTATGATGGAAATGCTTTTAGAATATATAGAAAGCCATCCGGGGATAACTTTAGAATCTTTAAGATTATCCTTCTTAGGAGGAGATTGGATTCCTGTAACAATTCCTGACAGATTAAAAGCCTTCAGCAGTAGTGTAAAAACGGTCAGTGTTGGTGGACCTACTGAAACAACACTCTGGAATATCTGGTATGTTGTTGAGTCAGTAGATCCCCTATGGAAAAGTATACCGTATGGTAAGCCTATCTCAAATACAAAATATTATATTTTAAATGATAACCTTGAAGAATGTCCCGAGTGGGTTCCCGGTGTATTATATTGTGCAGGAGTCGGTGTGTCAAAGGGCTACTGGCATGATGAGAAAAAAACTCAGGAAAAATTTATACATCATCCGATTACAGGGGAGAGATTGTATTGTACAGGAGACCTTGGAAGGTATATGCCTGATGGCAATATTGAATTTATTGGCAGGGCAGATTTCCAGTTTAATGTATTGGGTTATAGAGTTGAACCAGGTGAGATTGAAGCTGTACTGTTAAAACATTCTCTTATTCGGACAGCCATCGTATCGGCTTCAGGAGAAAAACAAGGTCATAAACGTCCAATTGCTTATGTTGTGCCAAAGCAGAGTAACTCCCTCACAAAAAGCCAGTTACAGGAATATCTTAGAGAGAAGCTGCCTGAACATATGCTGCCGGGCGGATATGTATTCTTAGAGGCTTTGCCGCTTAATGCAAATGGCAAAGTTGATCGGTCTGCACTGCCGGAATATACAGCGGCAAAAGGGGAAGCCGCGGCTACAGTTATAAAAGCTGATTCTGACATATTCGATAGGGTGTTGAATCTTACTCAGAAGGTTGTCGACGTGGGTGAGGTCAGCAGAGAAGCAAACCTCATTGATTACGGTATGAATTCTGTGGATATCATAAGGATATTCAACCTGTTGGAAAAAGAATTCGGTGATCGTCCGGGTATGCAGGAGTTTTTTAGTAATCCTACTTTGGATTATTTATGTAATTTTTACGAGAATATCCCTCAAATATCAGAAAATATACAGACAACAGAAACGGGAAAATTAGCTGTAGAAAGTACAGAAAATATTATATCTTCCTTTAAGCTTATACTAGACCCTGACGAACGTTCACAGTTCAGAAAGAAAAGGCCGGGAATACGGCAAAATGTCCAAAGTCAAGATTCTATAGAGCTTATTAAGCCAAAGATAGACAAAGCTCTGTTAGACAGCTATATGAAACGGCGCAGTTACAGACTATACAATAAAAAACCTATATCTTTTAAGAAATTCAGTAGTTTCCTAAGTTCTATTTACGGCATTGAAATGGATGCAAAGTACAAATATCTTTACTCTTCTGCAGGGGGATTATATCCTGTACAGATATATGTCCATATTAAAGAGGGTGGAGTGAAGGGAGTTGAGAAGGGAATATACTATTATAACCCTGCCCAACACAGCCTCCAGCCTGTAACTGTGGGAGTAGACATTACTGAGGAAATTCATACTCCGTTTTTAAACAGGCCAATTTATGAAAAGGCAGCCTTCTCAGTATTCTTAATCGCAGAGCTTAGTGCAATTGCACCATTGTATGGAGATATGAGTATGCACTTTGTTACGCTAGAAGCTGGTATACTATCACAGCATTTAGAAGCTTCTGCACCTAAAAGCAAAATCGGATTATGTCAGATAGGGAATATAGAGTTTGAACAGGTAAAGCATTTATTCAAATTAGGAGAAACACAGGTATTTATTCACTCTCTGATTGGAGGAATGATAGATGAAAACACTTTGCATAACCAGCCTACATTCCAAGATGATTATTATAATACAAGTGGCAGCAAGGGGGAGTGGGTGGAGGTTGAAATATGA